The proteins below are encoded in one region of Colletotrichum lupini chromosome 5, complete sequence:
- a CDS encoding V-type ATPase has translation MVRTCDADSNSAQNSAGIQTLLDAEREASKIVQKVRTKRVKEARDEAKKEIEAYRNSKEDEFKKFESEHSQGNKAAEDEANKEAEGKIKEIQGAGKKSQDKVVADLLKAVFEVKPVAPTAA, from the exons ATGGTGAGGACGTGCGACGCGGACAGCAAC TCGGCTCAGAACTCAGCTGGTATCCAGACCCTCCTGGAC GCAGAGAGGGAAGCTTCCAAGATTGTCCAAAAAG TCCGTACGAAGCGGGTGAAGGAAGCCCGAGACGAGGCCAAGAAGGAAATCGAGGCGTACCGCAACTCTAAGGAGGACGAGTTCAAGAAGTTCGAATCTGAG CACTCCCAAGGAAATAAAGCAGCCGAGGATGAGGCGAACAAGGAGGCAGAAGGAAAGATCAAGGAGATCCAGGGGGCCGGAAAGAAGAGCCAGGACAAGGTCGTAGCTGATCTCCTGAAGGCCGTGTTCGAGGTGAAGCCTGTCGCGCCGACTGCCGCATGA
- a CDS encoding GTP-binding protein LepA: MRGPLATSVRCTRDQLVGIPRRLPRFPPSSKTARISLQGNIPAQRSWQWKTMRWSGFDHRRFFHCGTSTFAKPAAPSRSALEERILSIPIERYRNFCIVAHIDHGKSTLSDRLLEITGTISASDANKQILDKLDVERERGITVKAQTCTMIYNYKGDDYLLHLVDTPGHVDFRAEVTRSYASCGGALLLVDASQGIQAQTVSNFHLAFAQDLALIPVVNKIDMPSADVPRVLEQMHTSFELEPSTAVLVSAKTGKHVANILPAVVEKIPHPVGDVSKPLRILLVDSWYDNFRGVILLVRVFDGQVKAGDNLISFATGHKYTVGEVGIQYPNAVPQSVLRAGQVGYIYFNPGMKRIQDAKLGDTFTTVGSEDIVQAYPGFEEPKPMVFVAAFPTDQGDYTRLADSISQLVLNDRSVTLQKDYSEALGAGWRLGFLGSLHCSVFQDRLKQEHGASIIITDPTVPTKVEWADGTETIYQNPADFPSQEEHRMRGATVLEPFLTATMTLPEEYLGRVIELCESVRGEQKSFEFFHATQVILKYDIPAAQLVDDLFGKLKGATKGYATLDYEDSGWRASQLTKLQLLVNKQPVDAICRVIHNSQAERLGRQWVTKFKNHVDRQMFEVVIQAVAGRKIVARETIKPFRKDVLAKLHASDITRRKKLLEKQKAGRKRLRAVGNVVIDQSAFQSFLSR, translated from the exons ATGCGCGGCCCCTTAGCGACGAGCGTGCGCTGTACGCGGGACCAATTGGTCGGTATTCCACGCCGATTGCCACGATTTCCCCCGTCAAGCAAGACGGCGCGTATCTCCTTGCAAGGCAACATTCCTGCGCAACGGTCATGGCAGTGGAAGACGATGAGATGGAGTGGCTTCGATCATAGGAGATTCTTTCACTGCGGGACATCGACCTTTGCTAAGCCTGCGGCTCCGTCACGCTCTGCACTCGAGGAGCGAATACTTTCGATTCCGATTGAACGATACCGTAACTTTTGTATCGTGGCCCATATCGACCACGGCAAGAGTACGCTCAGCGACCGCCTTCTGGAGATCACCGGTACGATATCTGCCAGTGACGCCAATAAGCAGATTCTC GATAAATTAGATGTCGAACGTGAACGGGGCATTACTGTCAAGGCACAAACTTGCACCATGATATACAATTACAAAGGCGACGACTACCTACTGCATCTCGTTGACACTCCTGGTCATGTCGACTTTCGAGCCGAAGTTACGCGATCGTACGCCAGTTGCGGTGGTGCTCTGCTGCTAGTCGATGCTAGTCAGGGCATTCAGGCCCAAACTGTCTCGAATTTTCATCTTGCATTCGCCCAGGACCTTGCTCTGATTCCTGTTGTCAATAAAATCGATATGCCCTCCGCCGATGTACCGAGGGTCCTCGAGCAGATGCATACGTCTTTCGAGTTGGAGCCTTCCACGGCTGTCCTTGTATCAGCCAAGACTGGCAAGCATGTGGCCAACATCCTTCCCGCCGTTGTAGAGAAGATCCCGCATCCTGTCGGCGATGTTTCGAAACCTCTGCGCATCCTGTTGGTAGATTCGTGGTACGATAATTTCAGGGGCGTGATCCTGCTTGTACGCGTCTTTGATGGCCAGGTCAAGGCTGGCGACAATCTCATCTCATTCGCCACTGGCCACAAATACACCGTCGGCGAGGTCGGGATACAGTACCCCAATGCTGTCCCACAAAGTGTCCTTCGTGCTGGACAGGTAGGCTACATCTACTTCAATCCTGGTATGAAGCGCATTCAGGACGCCAAACTCGGTGACACCTTCACCACCGTCGGATCGGAGGACATTGTCCAGGCATACCCGGGTTTTGAGGAACCAAAGCCAATGGTCTTCGTCGCGGCCTTTCCCACCGATCAGGGCGACTATACACGCCTGGCAGACAGCATTAGCCAGCTTGTTCTGAATGACAGGAGCGTGACCCTGCAGAAGGACTATTCCGAGGCATTAGGGGCAGGCTGGCGACTAGGCTTTCTAGGCAGCTTACACTGCTCTGTATTCCAGGATAGGTTGAAACAGGAACATGGCGCCAGCATCATCATCACGGACCCGACTGTGCCGACTAAAGTGGAATGGGCTGATGGGACCGAGACGATCTATCAGAACCCGGCTGACTTCCCCAGCCAGGAGGAGCACCGGATGCGTGGTGCAACTGTCTTAGAACC ATTCCTTACTGCTACTATGACTCTTCCAGAGGAGTACCTCGGCCGTGTCATCGAGCTCTGCGAGAGCGTACGTGGCGAGCAAAAGAGCTTTGAATTCTTTCATGCCACGCAGGTTATCCTCAAATACGATATCCCTGCAGCTCAACTCGTCGATGATCTGTTTGGTAAACTTAAAGGAGCAAC AAAGGGATACGCAACACTTGATTATGAAGACTCTGGCTGGCGAGCGAGCCAGCTCACGAAGCTGCAGCTCCTTGTCAATAAACAGCCTGTGGATGCCATTTGTCGTGTCATCCATAACTCACAGGCAGAGCGCCTCGGCAGGCAGTGGGTCACTAAATTCAAGAACCACGTTGATCGGCAGATGTTTG AGGTCGTTATCCAGGCGGTGGCGGGCAGGAAGATTGTTGCACGCGAGACTATTAAGCCGTTCCGAAAAGATGTGCTCGCAAAGCTTCATGCTTCCGATATTACGCGCCGGAAGAAATTGTTGGAGAAGCAAAAGGCCGGCCGTAAGCGACTTCGCGCCGTCGGCAACGTTGTCATTGATCAGTCTGCTTTCCAGAGCTTCCTCTCCAGGTGA
- a CDS encoding phosphoglycerate mutase — MLMMSLPASFIVASQSNTILQDWNIHDPDLSSLGLSQCQELKENLSERFADETEAIIIVSPMRRTIQTALLSLDWLIKKGVPIQADARWQGHITDFSVENSAKPCDTGSTIADLKVEFPGVDFSTVDPIYPNKTPPAGAQYAFNREAILGRGQSGLQSIFERKEKLVFVVSHSGFLRAGVTGYWFFNADYRIFEFERSGAPGKPFQLQQADSTLSGGLGKSRTEPVVIGSELAPASETTP, encoded by the exons ATGTTGATGATGAGTCTTCCAGCCAGCTTCATAGTCGCGAGTCAATCTAACACCATACTACAGGACTGGAACATTCATGACCCTGATCTATCTTCTCTTGGCTTGAGCCAATGTCAGGAACTAAAGGAAAATCTCTCCGAGCGTTTCGCCGACGAGACTGAGGCAATCATTATCGTCAGCCCCATGAGACGCACAATCCAGACAGCCCTTCTCTCCTTAGATTGGCTGATTAAGAAAGGGGTGCCAATTCAAGCCGACGCTCGATGGCAAG GCCATATCACTGACTTTAGTGTAGAAAACTCTGCGAAGCCATGCGACACGGGCAGCACTATCGCAGATTTGAAGGTCGAATTTCCAGGTGTTGACTTTTCCACTGTAGATCCCATCTACCCCAACAAAACACCCCCTGCTGGTGCCCAGTATGCTTTCAACAGAGAAGCCATACTCGGCCGAGGTCAATCAGGCCTGCAGAGCATTTTTGAACGCAAAGAGAAGCTTGTCTTTGTTGTCTCCCACTCTGGGTTCCTTCGCGCCGGCGTGACGGGTTATTGGTTCTTCAACGCCGACTATAGAATTTTCGAGTTTGAAAGGAGCGGAGCGCCAGGCAAGCCTTTCCAACTTCAACAAGCTGATTCAACCCTAAGTGGCGGTCTCGGCAAGTCGAGGACGGAACCCGTAGTCATCGGCTCGGAATTGGCGCCAGCCTCGGAGACCACCCCATAA
- a CDS encoding DNA-directed RNA polymerase II subunit RPB2 codes for MADYDDYDYDGYVEEDDTSITPEDCWTVISSFFESKGLVSQQVDSFDEFTSSTVQELIDEYSQITLDQPNPMSDSDKVIALRRYEVKFGTVMVSRPSITEADGKVTTLLPYECRDRNLTYASPLYVKITKKVSIAVEKPVPLNELDEEQQDELANTGEHPTKLEWEEEESGEDYGADKNKSDDMKDMIFIGRMPIMVKSKICHLSSEQEDDLFMLNECPYDQGGYFIINGSEKVLIAQERSAANIVQVFKKAQPSPYSYTAEIRSALEKGSRLISSMMLKLYSKGDAAKGGYGQTIHCSLPYVKADLPIAIVFRALGVVSDEDILNHICYDRNDSQMLEMLRPCIEEAFCIQDREVALDFIGKRGSNHNIPREKRVRTAKDILQKETLPHISQSEGSETRKAFFLGYMVHKLLQCALGRRDTDDRDHFGKKRLDLAGPLLAKLFRNIVRRMNQELSGHLKRCVESNRQFSLTLGVKPQTLSNGLKYSLATGNWGDQKKAASSTAGVSQVLNRYTFASTLSHLRRTNTPIGRDGKLAKPRQLHNTHWGLVCPAETPEGQACGLVKNLSLMCYVSVGTPAEPIIDYMIQRGMEVLEEYEPLRYPNATKVFLNGVWVGVHQDPRILVPDVQGTRRRNVISHEVSLVRDIRDREFKIFSDAGRVMRPVFVVEQGTNGIVAQGSLVLQKATVNEMREQQENPPDNPADKITWESLAHSGVIEYLDAEEEETAMICMTPEDLEIYRLQKQGQVVEDNTDGPNSRLKTKINPTTHMYTHCEIHPSMLLGICASIIPFPDHNQSPRNTYQSAMGKQAMGFFLTNYSRRMDTMANILYYPQKPLATTRSMEFLKFRELPAGQNAVVAIACYSGYNQEDSVIMNQSSIDRGLFRSLFFRSYTDCEKRVGINLVEQFEKPFRSDTLRLKHGTYDKLDDDGIVAPGVRVSGEDIIIGKTSPISPDNAEMGQRTVQHVKRDASTPLRSTENGIVDQVIVTTNQDGLRYVKVRVRTTKIPQIGDKFASRHGQKGTIGVTYRQEDMPFTGEGITPDIIINPHAIPSRMTIAHLIECLLSKVSTLKGMEGDATPFTDVTVDSVSQLLRDQGYQSRGFEIMYNGHTGRKLRAQVFFGPTYYQRLRHMVDDKIHARARGPVQIMTRQPVEGRARDGGLRFGEMERDCMIAHGAASFLKERLFEVSDAFRVHVCEICGLMTPIANLSKQSFECRPCKNKTKIAQIHIPYAAKLLFQELQSMNIAARMFTNRSGVSIR; via the exons GACTGCTGGACCGTCATCTCTTCCTTCTTCGAGTCGAAGGGTTTGGTTTCTCAGCAAGTCGACTCCTTCGACGAATTCACCTCTTCAACCGTCCAAGAGCTCATCGACGAGTACTCCCAAATCACCCTAGACCAGCCGAATCCTATGTCAGACAGCGACAAGGTCATCGCCCTCCGTCGGTACGAAGTCAAATTTGGCACTGTCATGGTATCTCGTCCATCCATCACCGAAGCTGATGGTAAAGTTACGACATTACTTCCCTACGAATGCCGCGACCGCAACCTCACTTACGCCAGTCCCCTCTATGTTAAGATCACCAAGAAGGTCTCGATTGCGGTAGAGAAACCGGTTCCGCTGAATGAGCTCGATGAGGAACAGCAGGACGAACTTGCAAATACTGGCGAGCACCCTACCAAGTTGGAgtgggaagaggaggagagcGGCGAGGATTATGGCGCCGACAAAAACAAGTCAGACGACATGAAGGACATGATTTTCATCGGTCGCATGCCCATTATGGTCAAGTCTAAGATTTGCCACTTGAGTAGCGAGCAGGAGGATGACTTGTTCATGCTAAACGAGTGTCCTTACGATCAGGGAGGCTACTTCATCATCAACGGTAGTGAAAAGGTCCTCATTGCTCAAGAGCGATCGGCCGCCAACATTGTCCAAGTCTTCAAGAAGGCCCAGCCGAGTCCATACTCTTACACAGCTGAAATCCGCAGCGCTCTCGAGAAGGGCTCTCGACTCATTTCATCTATGATGCTGAAGCTGTACAGCAAGGGCGACGCGGCAAAGGGCGGGTACGGTCAGACTATCCACTGCAGTCTGCCCTATGTCAAGGCTGATCTGCCAATCGCCATCGTTTTCCGAGCTCTGGGTGTGGTATCCGACGAGGATATCCTCAATCATATTTGCTATGATCGAAATGATAGCCAGATGCTCGAGATGTTGCGGCCATGCATCGAGGAAGCTTTCTGTATCCAGGACAGAGAGGTTGCCCTTGACTTTATCGGCAAGCGTGGCAGCAACCACAACATTCCCAGAGAGAAGCGTGTGAGAACTGCTAAAGACATTCTTCAAAAAGAAACTCTGCCGCATATCTCCCAGAGCGAAGGCAGTGAGACAAGAAAGGCGTTCTTTTTGGGATACATGGTTCACAAGCTGCTCCAATGCGCCTTAGGTCGGCGCGATACCGACGATCGTGATCACTTTGGCAAAAAGCGCCTTGATCTCGCCGGCCCCCTTCTCGCCAAGCTGTTCCGCAACATCGTCCGCCGCATGAACCAGGAGTTATCTGGCCATCTCAAGCGCTGTGTCGAGTCTAACAGGCAATTCAGTCTCACTCTCGGTGTGAAGCCGCAGACTCTTTCAAATGGATTGAAGTACTCGTTGGCGACTGGCAATTGGGGAGATCAGAAGAAGGCCGCGAGCTCGACGGCTGGCGTGTCTCAGGTATTGAACCGCTATACTTTTGCGTCTACGCTATCCCATCTTCGTCGCACAAATACGCCCATTGGTCGTGACGGCAAGCTGGCAAAGCCCCGGCAACTTCACAACACGCACTGGGGTTTGGTTTGCCCGGCTGAGACGCCGGAAGGCCAAGCATGTGGTCTCGTCAAGAACTTGTCTCTCATGTGTTATGTCAGTGTCGGTACACCCGCCGAACCCATTATCGACTACATGATCCAGCGAGGCATGGAGGTTCTTGAGGAGTACGAGCCACTGAGGTATCCCAACGCCACCAAGGTCTTCCTGAATGGTGTCTGGGTTGGCGTGCACCAAGACCCAAGAATTTTGGTTCCTGATGTTCAGGGCACTCGTCGGCGAAACGTTATTTCCCACGAAGTGTCGCTCGTCCGTGATATCCGAGACCGCGAGTTCAAGATCTTTTCCGACGCCGGCAGAGTCATGAGACCTGTTTTCGTTGTAGAGCAAGGTACCAACGGCATAGTAGCTCAGGGATCGCTCGTGCTGCAAAAGGCAACGGTCAACGAAATGCGCGAGCAACAGGAGAACCCTCCAGATAACCCGGCTGACAAGATTACTTGGGAGTCCCTTGCCCACAGCGGTGTTATAGAATATCTCGATGCTGAGGAAGAAGAGACAGCCATGATTTGCATGACGCCCGAGGATCTGGAAATCTACAGATTGCAGAAGCAAGGTCAAGTGGTTGAGGACAATACCGATGGCCCCAATAGCCGTCTGAAGACCAAGATTAATCCCACAACACACATGTACACTCACTGCGAAATCCACCCCAGCATGCTGTTAGGAATTTGCGCCAGCATCATTCCCTTCCCCGATCACAACCAG TCACCTCGTAATACCTACCAGTCCGCCATGGGCAAGCAAGCCATGGGCTTCTTCTTGACAAACTACTCACGCAGAATGGACACGATGGCCAATATTCTCTACTACCCTCAAAAACCGCTTGCCACCACGCGGTCCATGGAATTCCTCAAGTTCAGAGAGCTTCCAGCCGGACAGAACGCCGTCGTCGCTATTGCCTGTTACTCTGGTTACAATCAGGAAGATTCCGTGATCATGAATCAGAGCAGCATCGATCGTGGCCTGTTCAGGAGTCTATTCTTCAGGTCGTACACTGACTGCGAGAAGCGCGTGGGTATCAATCTTGTTGAGCAGTTTGAGAAACCGTTCAGAAGCGATACCTTACGTTTGAAGCATGGCACCTACGACAAGCTCGATGATGATGGCATCGTAGCACCGGGAGTTCGTGTCTCGGGTGAAGATATCATTATCGGAAAGACGTCGCCTATAAGCCCGGACAACGCTGAGATGGGCCAGCGAACGGTGCAGCATGTCAAGCGCGACGCCTCCACCCCACTCAGAAGTACGGAAAACGGTATTGTAGACCAGGTCATCGTGACGACCAACCAAGACGGCCTCCGTTACGTCAAGGTCCGCGTCAGAACAACCAAGATTCCACAGATTGGTGATAAATTTGCCTCACGTCACGGCCAGAAGGGTACCATTGGTGTCACTTATCGGCAAGAAGATATGCcctttacgggcgagggcATCACACCAGACATCATCATCAATCCTCACGCAATTCCGTCTCGTATGACCATTGCCCACTTGATCGAGTGTTTACTCAGCAAAGTCTCGACGTTAAAGGGAATGGAGGGCGACGCCACCCCTTTCACAGATGTGACAGTCGACTCAGTCTCGCAGCTCCTCCGAGATCAAGGATATCAATCGAGAGGATTCGAGATCATGTACAATGGCCACACTGGCAGGAAGCTGCGAGCCCAGGTCTTCTTTGGACCGACTTACTACCAGCGTCTGCGCCACATGGTGGACGACAAGATTCACGCTCGTGCGCGTGGACCTGTTCAGATCATGACCAGGCAACCTGTGGAGGGTCGTGCTCGTGATGGAGGTCTTCGTTTCGGAGAGATGGAGCGTGATTGCATGATTGCTCATGGCGCCGCATCTTTCCTCAAGGAGAGACTTTTCGAGGTCTCGGATGCTTTCCGAGTTCATGTTTGCGAAATTTGTGGCCTGATGACGCCTATCGC AAACCTCTCGAAGCAATCGTTCGAGTGTCGGCCGTGCAAAAACAAGACGAAGATTGCACAAATCCACATTCCTTACGCAGCTAAGCTTCTGTTCCAGGAGCTGCAGTCAATGAACATCGCCGCCCGCATGTTTACCAACAGGTCCGGAGTCTCCATCCGATAA